Proteins encoded by one window of Aspergillus puulaauensis MK2 DNA, chromosome 4, nearly complete sequence:
- a CDS encoding type I iterative PKS (COG:I;~EggNog:ENOG410Q2XZ;~InterPro:IPR016036,IPR016035,IPR016039,IPR042104, IPR014030,IPR014031,IPR013968,IPR001227,IPR032821, IPR006162,IPR014043,IPR020806,IPR020807,IPR020843, IPR020841,IPR011032,IPR009081,IPR013149,IPR029063, IPR036736,IPR036291,IPR013217;~PFAM:PF16197,PF00109,PF08659,PF13489,PF13649, PF02801,PF00698,PF13602,PF14765,PF00107,PF00106,PF08242, PF08241;~SMCOG1022:Beta-ketoacyl synthase;~antiSMASH:Cluster_4.4;~go_function: GO:0016491 - oxidoreductase activity [Evidence IEA];~go_function: GO:0016740 - transferase activity [Evidence IEA];~go_function: GO:0016746 - transferase activity, transferring acyl groups [Evidence IEA];~go_function: GO:0031177 - phosphopantetheine binding [Evidence IEA];~go_process: GO:0055114 - oxidation-reduction process [Evidence IEA]) yields MDTDSEWASEPIAIIGMSCKFSGGASNPDKLWDLMASGKTGWSEIPEDRYSLKGVYHANHERTSTTHVKGGHFLDEDVAAFDAAFFNYSTEMAQVVDPQFRLQLESAYEALENAGLPLSQVMGSQTSVFAGVFAHDYQEGIIRDEDRLPRFNVVGTWSPMSSNRISHFFDFRGASMTLETGCSTTLVALHQAVQTLRNREADMSMVTGANVMLNPDTFKAIGSLGMLSPDGRSYSFDSRANGYGRGEGVATIIIKRLSDALAANDPIRAVIRETALNQDGKTDTITTPSGAAQVDLMRECYSRAGLDPRGTQYFEAHGTGTPTGDPIEAQAMASIFSEGQGRDDKDHYLRIGSVKTNVGHTEAVSGLAAMIKGVLCLEKGLIPPTVNYETPNPKLKLDEWRLKVVRTMEQWPDSLVDGPHRMSINNFGYGGANAHVILEDADSWTLNSGLDFELVNGNDLEGDEDVSDAKVLVLSARDERGCQQMVSDLKDYLEKHKALDPKASAQLLQNLSYTLGERRTLFQWVAAHQVRLDNGTLDSAIQALESPRFKPTRRASDSPRIGMVFTGQGAQWYAMGRELLSLYPVFRRSIEEAETYLNALGADWSLLEELQRDRKTSKVHDTKISIPICVALQIALVRLLESWGITASGVASHSSGEISAAFAVGALTHRQAIATAYFRAILVADETQRAPGSAKGAMAAVGLGVDAVQPYLDRLTKGKAVVACVNSPQSVTISGDEDAVDEITDLCKQDDVFARRLKVQQAYHSHHMDPFADAYRERLRIEMARSGVSKDDKQLKAVFSSAVTGGRITDIKEIASPDHWVGSLVQPVEFVDSLTEMVLGDPDDPTGRSVDVLLEVGPHTALGGPIREILSLPEFEGMELPYWGCLVRDEHAGDSMRSAALNLFRHGQSLAIDQLNFPVPTYEDEGPQVLTDLPSYPWNHSMRHWQESRVNRAIRERSQPPHELLGMPVAGNDPSASVWRRVLRVTETPWLRDHMVQGSIVYPGAGYICLAIEAARQLQLMTGQDKKTISGFRLRDINFLFALVIPDNADGVEIRTTLQPVPEREIGAKGWWRFEVSSVTLENRWTLHATGMVGIEEEEKSAVLTERRPLSTYTRQPNPQDLFANLRARSVYHGPLFQNTNQIIQDGREPRSICDITVRHEASSDTDPEVAAQHSLLHPITLDAVVVAFYSALPRVGALQEEPKLPRSVASMWISSNISRQIGHMLQCDTSLLHDDPQRGRADITVFDGKTDDAVLRMQGVELASLGRGSSASTSMEEVCSKLVWGPDLSLRNPLAFEQIKTHLASMTPNQEADVVRDLQRLCIAYASDALRELTPGDVAGLQEQPHLAKYYALLRGLATQSTEVPGKPQKSMESVDKKVIRRLGPLLPSILRGERSVEEEVRSLMDEYNANSMRQSSSLRQLSTLLQTVAHKSPGARVLQIGSGSGALATRRILETLDTNLLASWHFTEPSSESLEDARVQLADWADLLEFDQLDIEQSPSKQKFALESYDAVVSLHALPVKSPASALEHVRTLLKPGGTLLFAETTKSQVDADFVFALRPGWLQDKNPVSSWDTVLHEAGFSGVDLEIHDSESDIHTNSVIMSTVPASDQKSDLSKVKDSIAVVSSTKTPPSPAIVDQLCQRIQALTGTVTAHLVLEKSSSDTYKDKICVFIGEIDGPILSDLDAVRMEGLRAMVTQCSGLLWVSTGGTVESEAPERAVHQGFLRVLRNEYISRRFISVDLDPHADADTHSDAAVSAIVQVLEEGFGHGDTQTGPAEFEYAERNGVLHVPRYYKDEQYNNMVTGPLVPSWSAQDESIPLEDLFQDRQLRLQVGIPGHLDTLAFVDDEAHGLVELSPELVEITPRAHGACSRDVMAAMGQLKDQSMGFECAGIIARLGSEAQAKGYRVGDRVLALSTGTSFASNVRVPWHGVMQMPKDMDFASAASLPLAFTVAYFGLVKSASLTAGQSVLIHAAAGAIGQAAIMLAKHLGVTEIYATVGSPEKRDLLEREYGISSERIFTSRDASFAPAVLAATKGRGVDLVLSSVSGPLLQESLSTVAALGCLVHIGKTDIESNSLMALESFSRGISFVSMDVPALLQRRGPDVHRALGEIASLVEQQVVKPVRPVTVYPMQDVQAAFRFVQTGDQMGRVVLSAGSDEQGYVVPRPKGLTARTQLRPDASYLIVGGVGGIGRSVAHWLVAHGAQHLILLSRSAGNLDLDRNKDNDGALFINELRHMGCRVKPVSCDISLASSLTVALRACEDDGFPPVRGVIQGAMLLRDSIFEQMTLNDWRSGLSPKLHGTWNLHTEFSRPDSLDFFIMLSSVSGIAGIASQSNYAAGGSYEDAMARWRQSQNLPGVSIDLGPISDIGYVSTDARVAERLRKDAEFAMLDEAIVLRALNAAVIHPRGRDQIIVGLTSSPGPHWDPNGRSQLGRDARYATLRPHSKASSSSPGRQDGENTSVSLAAQLAEASDAQEGAGLIGAAIAEKLADIFMTPIAEIDLGKPPAHFGVDSLVAVELRNMLAVQAAADVSIFNILQSDSLQALAGLVAEKSRHFQA; encoded by the exons ATGGACACCGACAGCGAGTGGGCCAGTGAGCCGattgccatcatcggcatGAGCTGCAAGTTTTCCGGCGGTGCCAGCAATCCAGACAAGCTCTGGGACCTTATGGCGTCAGGCAAGACCGGCTGGAGTGAGATTCCAGAGGACCGGTATAGCCTCAAAGGAGTCTATCACGCAAACCACGAAAGAACCAGCACG ACACATGTCAAAGGGGGCCACtttctggacgaggacgtAGCAGCCTTTGATGCAGCCTTCTTCAACTACTCGACGGAGATGGCCCAGGTGGTCGACCCTCAATTCCGGCTGCAGCTCGAATCCGCTTACGAAGCGCTTGAAAACG CCGGCCTGCCCCTGTCCCAGGTAATGGGGTCCCAGACGTCCGTCTTCGCCGGCGTCTTCGCCCACGACTACCAGGAGGGAATCATCCGCGACGAAGACCGACTGCCCCGATTCAACGTAGTCGGCACATGGAGCCCGATGTCATCGAACCGCATCTCGcacttcttcgacttccGGGGCGCCAGCATGACCCTCGAAACCGGCTGTTCGACGACCCTGGTAGCTCTGCACCAAGCAGTCCAGACCTTGCGCAACCGCGAGGCCGACATGTCCATGGTGACCGGCGCCAACGTGATGCTGAACCCGGACACATTCAAGGCCATCGGGTCGCTGGGGATGCTGTCGCCGGACGGGCGGTCGTACTCGTTTGACTCCCGTGCTAATGGGTATGGTCGTGGCGAGGGCGTGgccaccatcatcatcaagcgACTGTCCGATGCGCTGGCTGCCAATGACCCCATCCGCGCAGTGATCCGGGAGACAGCATTGAACCAGGATGGCAAGACGGACACCATTACCACGCCGTCCGGTGCAGCACAGGTAGACCTCATGCGGGAATGCTACAGCCGTGCTGGCCTTGACCCTCGCGGCACCCAGTATTTCGAGGCTCATGGCACGGGCACGCCCACTGGGGACCCAATTGAAGCACAAGCCATGGCTTCTATCTTCAgcgaaggccaaggccgGGACGACAAGGACCACTATCTGCGTATTGGCTCTGTAAAGACCAATGTAGGCCATACGGAGGCCGTTTCGGGTCTTGCGGCCATGATCAAAGGTGTCTTGTGCCTCGAGAAGGGGTTGATTCCGCCGACTGTCAACTATGAAACGCCTAaccccaagctcaagctggaCGAGTGGCGGCTCAAGGTGGTGAGGACGATGGAGCAGTGGCCTGACAGTCTGGTCGATGGCCCTCACCGCATGTCAATCAACAACTTTGGCTACGGCGGTGCCAATGCCCATGTCATTTTGGAGGACGCCGACTCTTGGACCTTGAATTCAGGTCTGGATTTTGAACTCGTCAATGGCAACGACCtggaaggcgatgaagatgtctCGGACGCCAAAGTGCTCGTCCTCAGTGCGCGCGACGAACGAGGCTGCCAGCAAATGGTTTCCGACCTCAAAGACTATCTGGAAAAGCACAAGGCGCTTGACCCCAAAGCCTctgcgcagctgctgcagaatcTAAGCTACACCTTAGGCGAGCGTCGGACCCTGTTCCAGTGGGTTGCAGCGCACCAGGTCCGTCTCGATAACGGGACTCTCGACTCCGCGATCCAAGCCCTTGAATCGCCCCGTTTTAAGCCAACCCGTCGAGCCTCTGACAGCCCACGCATCGGGATGGTCTTCACCGGCCAGGGCGCGCAGTGGTATGCCATGGGCCGGGAGCTACTGAGCCTGTACCCTGTCTTCCGCCGGTCCattgaggaggctgagacgTACCTGAACGCCCTCGGGGCTGACTGGTCACTgctcgaggagctgcagcgtGACAGGAAGACATCAAAGGTCCACGACACGAAGATCAGCATTCCCATTTGCGTGGCGCTGCAGATTGCTCTCGTCCGTCTGCTTGAATCCTGGGGCATCACGGCATCAGGAGTCGCCAGCCACTCCTCTGGTGAGATTTCAGCGGCGTTTGCTGTGGGAGCCCTCACGCATCGTCAGGCCATAGCTACAGCCTACTTCCGCGCCATCCTTGTCGCAGACGAGACGCAGCGCGCACCGGGATCTGCTAAAGGTGCTATGGCGGCAGTCGGGCTGGGTGTTGACGCGGTGCAGCCCTACCTCGACAGGCTGACCAAGGGCAAAGCGGTGGTTGCATGCGTCAACAGCCCTCAGAGTGTCACCATCtctggcgatgaagacgccgTTGACGAGATTACCGACCTGTGCAAGCAGGACGACGTGTTTGCTCGCCGCCTCAAGGTCCAACAGGCATACCACTCCCACCATATGGACCCCTTCGCCGATGCGTACCGGGAGCGTCTTCGAATCGAGATGGCCCGGAGTGGTGTATCTAAAGATGACAAGCAGCTCAAGGCGGTATTCTCATCTGCAGTCACTGGCGGGCGCATCACCGACATTAAAGAGATTGCCAGCCCCGACCACTGGGTCGGTAGTCTGGTGCAGCCGGTCGAGTTCGTTGATTCCCTGACAGAGATGGTTCTCGGGGATCCCGACGACCCGACGGGCAGAAGCGTCGATGTCCTTCTCGAGGTCGGCCCTCATACAGCCCTAGGAGGCCCGATCCGCGAGATACTATCCCTGCCCGAGTTCGAAGGCATGGAGCTCCCATACTGGGGCTGTCTCGTCCGCGACGAGCACGCAGGCGACAGTATGCGCTCCGCCGCGCTCAACCTGTTCCGTCACGGACAATCCCTCGCCATCGACCAGCTCAATTTCCCTGTTCCTACGTACGAGGACGAGGGCCCCCAGGTCCTCACCGACCTCCCATCATATCCCTGGAACCACTCGATGCGCCACTGGCAAGAGTCCCGAGTCAACCGCGCCATTCGCGAGCGCAGCCAGCCTCCCCACGAACTCCTCGGCATGCCCGTCGCCGGCAATGACCCCAGCGCGTCCGTCTGGCGCAGGGTACTGCGCGTCACCGAAACCCCGTGGCTGCGCGATCATATGGTTCAGGGCAGCATTGTGTACCCAGGCGCCGGCTACATTTGCCTTGCAATCGAGGCCGCTAGGCAGTTGCAGTTAATGACTGGTCAGGACAAGAAGACAATCTCGGGATTCCGTCTGCGGGATATCAACTTCTTGTTTGCTCTTGTCATTCCGGATAACGCGGATGGCGTGGAGATCCGGACTACGCTCCAGCCTGTCCCTGAGCGTGAGATCGGGGCGAAGGGCTGGTGGCGCTTTGAGGTCTCGTCTGTCACATTGGAGAACCGGTGGACACTGCACGCTACGGGGATGGTTGGTatagaggaggaggagaagtcTGCTGTCCTGACCGAACGACGTCCACTGTCGACATACACCCGccagccaaacccacaaGACTTATTTGCCAATCTCAGAGCCCGCAGCGTCTATCACGGCCCTCTCTTCCAAAACACAAACCAGATAATCCAGGATGGCCGGGAACCGCGATCCATATGCGACATCACGGTCCGCCACGAAGCTTCGTCTGATACAGACCCGGAGGTGGCCGCACAGCACAGCCTGCTGCACCCAATCACCCTCGACGCCGTTGTTGTGGCCTTTTATTCCGCCCTCCCCAGGGTCGGCGCGCTACAGGAAGAGCCTAAGCTCCCGCGGTCTGTCGCGTCAATGTGGATATCCAGCAACATCAGCCGCCAGATCGGCCACATGCTGCAGTGCGACACGTCCCTACTCCATGACGACCCCCAGCGCGGGAGGGCCGATATTACAGTGTTCGACGGCAAGACGGATGACGCAGTGCTCAGGATGCAGGGCGTCGAGCTGGCGTCGCTGGGAAGGGGGAGCTCAGCTAGCACCTCGATGGAGGAGGTGTGCAGCAAGCTTGTCTGGGGACCTGACCTTTCGCTTCGAAACCCGCTGGCTTTTGAACAGATCAAGACGCATCTGGCGTCTATGACCCCTAATCAGGAGGCAGATGTGGTCAGGGACCTACAGCGCTTGTGCATTGCTTATGCCTCTGATGCCCTACGTGAGCTGACTCCGGGGGACGTGGCCGGCCTGCAGGAACAGCCACATCTGGCCAAATACTACGCATTGCTACGTGGATTGGCCACTCAAAGTACCGAGGTGCCTGGGAAGCCTCAGAAGAGCATGGAGAGCGTTGATAAGAAGGTGATCCGCCGTCTCGGACCCCTCCTCCCATCTATCCTTCGTGGTGAGCGCagcgtggaagaagaagtccgCAGCTTAATGGATGAATACAACGCCAACTCAATGCGTCAGTCCTCGTCCCTCAGACAGCTCTCTACTCTGCTACAAACGGTTGCGCACAAGAGCCCAGGTGCTCGCGTCCTCCAGATTGGAAGCGGTTCTGGTGCTCTCGCCACACGTCGCATACTGGAGACCCTCGACACGAACCTGTTGGCCAGCTGGCACTTCACTGAGCCATCGTCAGAATCACTGGAGGATGCGCGTGTTCAGCTTGCCGACTGGGCTGATTTGCTCGAGTTCGATCAACTCGATATTGAGCAGAGTCCATCCAAGCAGAAGTTTGCCCTAGAGAGCTACGACGCTGTTGTATCCTTGCATGCTCTACCTGTCAAAAGCCCGGCCAGTGCGCTGGAACATGTACGCACTCTGCTGAAGCCAGGGGGCACGCTGCTCTTTGCGGAGACGACGAAGAGTCAGGTTGATGCGGACTTTGTCTTTGCTTTACGTCCAGGCTGGTTGCAGGACAAGAATCCAGTCTCGTCCTGGGACACCGTGCTTCACGAAGCGGGCTTCAGCGGCGTTGACCTTGAGATCCATGACTCGGAGAGCGATATCCATACCAACAGCGTCATCATGTCCACTGTACCAGCCTCGGACCAGAAATCCGACCTGAGCAAGGTGAAAGACAGCATTGCAGTCGTGTCCAGCACCAAGACACCCCCATCACCCGCCATTGTCGACCAGTTGTGCCAGCGCATCCAGGCCTTGACCGGTACCGTGACGGCGCACCTCGTGTTGGAAAAGAGCAGTAGCGACACATACAAGGACAAGATCTGTGTGTTTATCGGCGAGATTGACGGGCCGATTCTGTCGGACCTCGATGCAGTGCGCATGGAGGGCCTCCGCGCTATGGTCACGCAGTGCAGCGGCCTGCTCTGGGTCTCGACTGGGGGGACTGTTGAGAGTGAGGCCCCTGAACGTGCTGTGCATCAGGGCTTCTTGCGTGTGCTGCGCAATGAATACATCAGCCGCCGCTTTATCTCGGTGGACCTTGACCCtcatgcagatgcagatacTCATTCAGATGCAGCCGTGTCGGCTATCGTGCAGGTCCTCGAGGAGGGATTCGGGCATGGCGACACTCAAACCGGCCCAGCCGAGTTCGAGTACGCCGAGCGAAACGGTGTCTTGCATGTTCCCCGCTACTACAAGGACGAGCAATACAACAACATGGTCACTGGCCCGCTCGTGCCGAGCTGGAGTGCCCAGGACGAGAGCATTCCCTTGGAAGACCTTTTCCAGGACCGACAGCTCCGGCTGCAAGTCGGTATCCCAGGACACCTGGACACGCTTGCttttgttgatgatgaagcccacGGACTGGTTGAGCTATCGCCAGAACTCGTGGAGATCACCCCTCGAGCTCACGGGGCTTGCTCCCGCGATGTCATGGCCGCTATGGGCCAGCTCAAGGATCAATCCATGGGCTTCGAATGCGCCGGTATCATTGCGCGACTTGGCTCTGAGGCTCAGGCCAAGGGCTACAGGGTCGGTGACCGAGTCCTGGCCCTTTCGACCGGCACATCCTTCGCCAGCAATGTCCGCGTCCCATGGCATGGGGTCATGCAGATGCCAAAGGACATGGACTTTGCCAGTGCCGCATCGCTTCCCCTGGCGTTTACAGTTGCTTACTTTGGTCTCGTCAAGAGCGCAAGCCTGACAGCTGGGCAGTCCGTCCTCATCCATGCTGCAGCCGGGGCCATCGGACAGGCCGCAATCATGCTGGCCAAGCACCTGGGGGTGACGGAGATCTACGCTACAGTCGGCTCCCCCGAGAAGCGAGACCTTCTCGAGCGCGAATACGGCATCTCGTCTGAGCGCATCTTCACCAGCCGCGACGCATCCTTTGCCCCGGCTGTTCTGGCTGCTACCAAGGGCCGCGGCGTGGACCTCGTGCTCAGCTCGGTTTCTGGTCCGCTGCTCCAGGAAAGTCTCAGCACAGTTGCAGCTCTCGGTTGTTTGGTGCATATCGGCAAGACAGACATCGAGAGCAACAGCCTGATGGCACTCGAGTCTTTCTCCCGCGGCATCTCGTTCGTATCAATGGATGTCCCAGCCCTCTTGCAGCGCCGAGGACCCGATGTGCACCGTGCGCTTGGTGAGATCGCCAGCCTGGTCGAACAGCAGGTGGTGAAGCCGGTTCGCCCTGTTACTGTCTACCCCATGCAGGATGTCCAGGCGGCCTTCCGCTTCGTCCAGACAGGCGACCAGATGGGTAGAGTGGTCCTTTCAGCGGGATCGGACGAGCAGGGCTACGTGGTCCCCCGTCCAAAGGGCTTAACAGCTCGAACCCAACTCCGACCCGATGCATCGTACCTCATAGTGGGAGGTGTTGGGGGCATCGGGCGTTCAGTCGCGCACTGGCTGGTGGCTCACGGTGCTCAGCATCTGATCCTGCTATCTCGCAGTGCTGGCAATCTCGATCTCGACCGGAATAAGGACAATGACGGGgcactcttcatcaacgaacTGCGGCACATGGGCTGTCGAGTCAAGCCCGTCAGCTGCGACATCTCGCTCGCCAGCTCACTGACCGTAGCTCTGAGGGCCTGCGAAGATGACGGCTTCCCTCCAGTTCGCGGCGTCATCCAGGGCGCCATGCTCCTACGCGACTCCATCTTCGAACAGATGACCCTCAACGACTGGCGCAGCGGCCTGAGTCCCAAGCTGCACGGCACCTGGAACCTACACACCGAGTTCTCACGCCCAGACTCTctcgatttcttcatcatgctATCGTCCGTCTCCGGCATCGCAGGCATCGCCTCACAAAGCAACTACGCCGCCGGCGGCTCCTACGAAGACGCCATGGCCCGCTGGCGCCAATCCCAGAACCTGCCCGGTGTATCGATCGACCTAGGCCCCATTTCGGATATCGGCTACGTCTCGACAGACGCCAGAGTCGCTGAACGTCTGCGCAAGGATGCCGAATTCGCTATGCTCGACGAGGCTATTGTCCTCCGCGCCCTCAACGCCGCCGTGATACATCCACGCGGCCGCGATCAGATCATCGTCGGTCTGACCTCCTCCCCAGGTCCTCACTGGGACCCTAACGGTCGTTCCCAGCTCGGCCGTGATGCGCGGTATGCAACGCTACGACCGCACTCTaaagcctcctcttccagtcCAGGACGACAGGACGGCGAAAACACCAGTGTCTCGCTTGCCGCGCAGCTCGCAGAGGCCAGCGACGCGCAGGAAGGGGCAGGGCTCATTGGGGCGGCTAttgcggagaagctggcggacATCTTCATGACACCCATTGCGGAGATTGATCTCGGCAAGCCGCCGGCGCACTTTGGGGTTGATTCGCTAGTTGCGGTCGAGTTGAGGAATATGCTTGCGGtgcaggcggcggcggatgtttctatctttaatatcCTTCAGTCGGATAGTTTGCAGGcgttggctgggttggtggcGGAGAAGAGCAGGCATTTCCAGGCTTAA
- a CDS encoding nuclear transport factor 2 family protein (COG:S;~EggNog:ENOG410PSYS;~InterPro:IPR037401,IPR032710;~PFAM:PF13577;~antiSMASH:Cluster_4.4), which produces MVRNGTPLPAKLAGPPLSDREAITDACYRAFASIDHASESLLESSATPDIYTDIAFKACNGYEELKNQVWINVAERVDTVHYLSNVRVSVDTETTARVTFNAQAVHCIVGKGYEPDSTKFTTGAFYACDAVKVDDLWKLKTMKSTHVWSTGDRSIMKPPSSE; this is translated from the coding sequence ATGGTTCGAAACGGAACCCCCCTCCCAGCCAAACTAGCCGGCCCCCCTCTCAGCGACCGCGAGGCCATCACCGACGCGTGCTACCGGGCCTTCGCCTCAATCGACCACGCCAGCGAGTCGCTCCTCGAGTCCAGCGCAACGCCCGACATCTACACCGACATCGCCTTCAAAGCATGCAACGGCTACGAAGAGCTCAAGAACCAGGTGTGGATTAACGTTGCCGAGCGCGTCGACACCGTCCACTATCTCTCCAACGTCCGTGTCAGCGTCGACACTGAAACCACTGCCCGCGTTACCTTCAATGCTCAGGCGGTGCATTGTATCGTGGGTAAGGGGTATGAGCCGGATTCGACTAAGTTCACTACCGGTGCTTTCTATGCTTGTGATGCTGTTAAGGTGGATGATCtttggaagttgaagacgatgaagtcGACTCATGTTTGGTCTACTGGGGATCGGTCTATCATGAAGCCCCCGAGCAGTGAATAG
- a CDS encoding FAD-dependent oxidoreductase (COG:I;~EggNog:ENOG410PVDP;~InterPro:IPR036188,IPR002938;~PFAM:PF01494;~SMCOG1087:hypothetical protein;~TransMembrane:1 (o6-25i);~antiSMASH:Cluster_4.4;~go_function: GO:0071949 - FAD binding [Evidence IEA]) — MKSTAPLQVAVVGGGIIGVMTAIGLRRRGINAIIYERASTWHEVSAGFAFTGAAREWMEMIDPALVELLGSMSGKSDASTSNAYWDGFHPRTNEDAEDESKALLFRTPTNNLSFWGCVRSQFLKGMAAMLPEEATVFGKQLAGYDEDDDNDKVTLHFDDGSAAQADVLLGCDGIHSATRNVMLAGESRAGFSHTVTYRTMVPIDVGIAALGEKVTKNACNHLGPNADLLCYPVMSMTLLNIAVFAYEDSEFPDPDRMTVQVDRSEIAKVFQGFSPQIADIWKLYPEKVVKWGIFDLEDKPPSTYARGRVCLVGDAAHASTPYMGVGACTGVEDALVICTLLESVQQRALAGGELKEALGEALQTYSGARLERGRWIHHHSRQMGQMYHWRYGPTGRDPQRMKQKLEENWGNVVAYDVLGPLEPELRALAKSHRKSVD; from the coding sequence agccgtcgtcggcggcggcatcatCGGCGTCATGACCGCAATCGGCCTGCGCCGCCGGggcatcaacgccatcatcTACGAACGAGCCTCAACCTGGCACGAGGTCAGCGCCGGGTTCGCATTCACCGGCGCAGCGCgagaatggatggagatgatcgACCCAGCCCTCGTCGAGCTGCTAGGCAGCATGAGCGGCAAATCCGACGCCAGCACAAGCAACGCCTACTGGGACGGCTTCCACCCTCGCACAAACGAGGACGCGGAAGATGAGTCCAAGGCGCTGCTCTTCCGGACGCCTACCAATAACCTCAGCTTTTGGGGCTGCGTGCGGTCGCAGTTCCTCAAGGGCATGGCGGCCATGCTGCCTGAAGAAGCGACGGTCTTTGGGAAGCAGCTCGCGGGctacgacgaggacgacgacaacgacaaagTTACTCTGCACTTCGACGACGGCAGCGCCGCACAGGCCGATGTCCTGCTCGGCTGTGATGGCATCCATTCAGCAACCCGGAACGTCATGCTCGCCGGCGAGAGCCGCGCAGGATTCAGTCACACCGTCACGTACCGCACCATGGTCCCCATCGACGTGGGCATCGCAGCCCTCGGCGAAAAGGTGACGAAGAACGCCTGCAACCATCTCGGCCCAAATGCGGACCTTCTCTGCTACCCCGTCATGTCCATGACGCTGCTCAACATCGCCGTCTTCGCTTACGAGGACTCGGAGTTTCCCGACCCCGACAGGATGACGGTCCAAGTCGACCGCAGCGAGATTGCAAAGGTGTTCCAGGGGTTCAGCCCGCAGATTGCGGACATCTGGAAGCTTTatccggagaaggttgtCAAGTGGGGGATCTTTGATCTGGAAGATAAGCCGCCCTCGACATATGCCCGCGGGCGAGTCTGTCTCGTCGGCGACGCTGCACACGCCAGTACCCCGTATATGGGAGTGGGGGCCTGCACTGGCGTTGAGGACGCCCTTGTTATCTGTACGCTCCTGGAGTCGGTGCAGCAGAGGGCCCTTGCTGGTGGAGAGCTGAAGGAGGCGTTGGGAGAGGCGCTCCAGACGTACAGCGGAGCAAGGCTGGAGCGAGGCCGGTGGATCCATCACCACTCACGTCAGATGGGCCAGATGTACCACTGGAGGTACGGACCGACAGGCCGTGATCCGCAGcggatgaagcagaagctCGAGGAGAACTGGGGGAATGTGGTGGCTTATGATGTGCTGGGGCCTCTGGAGCCGGAACTGCGTGCGTTGGCGAAGAGTCACCGAAAGTCAGTAGATTGA